Proteins encoded together in one uncultured Sphaerochaeta sp. window:
- a CDS encoding aconitate hydratase, translating into MSKTLTEKILASHLEEGTLGTGNPIGIHIDQTLTQDATGTMAYLQFEAMGLDRVQNELAVSYVDHNTIQVGFENADDHHYLQTVAAAKGVVFSRPGNGICHQVHLERFGKPGKTLLGSDSHTPTGGGIGMIAIGAGGLDVAVAMAGQSFHLISPKVIEIRLHGKLRPWVSAKDVILTVLERFGVKGNVNCIFEYTGVGVETLEVPERSTICNMGAECGVTTSIFPSDEKTRAFLKAQGRESDWIELSADEGAVYDELFEIDLSALEPKVACPHSPGNIATVASLAGNRIEQVLIGSCTNSSYADMKKVADILDGHTVAEHVSLGIAPGSREVLLMLSEDGSLAKMIASGARILESACGFCIGNHQSPGTDGVSLRTSNRNFEGRSGTKSGQVYLVSPETAALSAISGQFTDPLSSHGIAFPKVVQPEQFLIDDSMFIFPPEDGREVKIFRGPNIGDPPKNTPLKEDLDGYVTIKVGDKITTDHIMPAGARLKYRSNIPVYSKFVFEPVDEHFSERCTENQDRGKDNFIVAGASYGQGSSREHAAICPMYLGVKAVIAVSIERIHQNNLCNFGIVPLTFVKEEDYLRFDQNDELVIENIAEQIKGETVVLKNKTKSREITLRCDITDGQRAMLIGGGLLNILKEKA; encoded by the coding sequence ATGAGCAAGACCTTGACTGAAAAAATTCTAGCTTCCCACCTGGAAGAGGGAACACTGGGAACAGGAAACCCAATCGGGATCCATATAGACCAGACGCTCACACAGGATGCCACTGGTACCATGGCCTACTTGCAATTCGAGGCAATGGGGTTGGATCGAGTCCAGAACGAGCTGGCTGTGAGCTATGTTGATCATAATACCATTCAAGTAGGATTTGAGAATGCAGATGACCATCACTACCTGCAGACCGTTGCCGCTGCCAAGGGCGTAGTATTCTCTCGCCCGGGAAATGGGATCTGCCATCAAGTACATCTGGAGCGATTCGGCAAACCAGGGAAAACACTGCTTGGCAGTGATAGCCATACCCCAACCGGTGGTGGCATCGGCATGATTGCAATCGGAGCCGGTGGGCTCGATGTAGCGGTTGCCATGGCCGGCCAAAGCTTCCACTTGATCAGCCCGAAAGTAATAGAGATCCGTCTCCATGGAAAACTCCGTCCTTGGGTCTCTGCGAAAGATGTCATCCTGACCGTTCTTGAGCGATTCGGGGTGAAAGGCAATGTGAACTGTATCTTTGAATACACTGGTGTAGGGGTCGAGACACTTGAAGTCCCAGAGCGTTCGACCATCTGCAACATGGGGGCCGAATGTGGCGTCACCACGAGTATCTTTCCCTCGGACGAAAAAACACGGGCATTCCTGAAGGCTCAGGGAAGGGAATCTGACTGGATTGAACTCAGTGCTGATGAGGGAGCAGTCTATGACGAACTGTTTGAAATTGATCTCTCAGCCTTGGAGCCCAAGGTAGCATGTCCCCATTCACCGGGGAATATTGCAACAGTAGCATCGCTTGCAGGGAATCGAATTGAGCAAGTTCTCATCGGTTCCTGCACCAACTCCAGCTATGCCGATATGAAAAAAGTTGCTGACATCCTTGATGGACATACAGTGGCAGAGCATGTAAGCCTTGGTATTGCACCGGGAAGCCGCGAAGTGCTCCTCATGCTCAGTGAAGATGGCTCGTTGGCGAAAATGATCGCCAGTGGGGCCCGAATCCTGGAGAGTGCCTGTGGGTTCTGTATTGGAAACCATCAGAGTCCGGGAACCGATGGGGTCTCACTCAGGACCAGCAACCGCAACTTTGAAGGACGTAGCGGCACCAAGAGTGGTCAGGTCTATCTGGTCAGTCCTGAGACTGCAGCTCTGAGTGCAATAAGCGGGCAGTTCACCGATCCCCTCTCCTCCCATGGCATTGCCTTCCCCAAGGTAGTCCAACCTGAACAGTTCCTGATTGATGACTCCATGTTCATCTTCCCTCCCGAGGATGGCCGTGAAGTCAAAATCTTTCGGGGTCCCAATATTGGTGATCCACCAAAGAACACCCCGCTCAAGGAAGACCTGGACGGGTATGTGACGATCAAGGTAGGGGACAAGATCACCACCGACCATATCATGCCTGCTGGAGCTAGGCTCAAGTACCGCTCAAATATCCCTGTGTACTCCAAGTTTGTCTTTGAGCCGGTTGATGAGCATTTCAGTGAACGCTGTACGGAGAATCAGGACCGGGGCAAGGACAACTTCATCGTAGCCGGGGCCTCCTATGGCCAGGGATCGAGCCGGGAACATGCGGCAATCTGTCCGATGTACCTCGGAGTGAAAGCGGTTATCGCCGTTTCCATAGAGCGCATCCATCAAAACAATTTGTGCAACTTTGGTATTGTTCCCTTAACCTTTGTAAAGGAAGAGGACTACTTGCGTTTTGACCAAAACGATGAACTGGTGATTGAGAACATCGCAGAGCAGATCAAGGGTGAGACGGTTGTCTTGAAGAACAAGACCAAGAGCAGGGAGATAACCCTCCGCTGTGATATCACCGATGGCCAGAGAGCGATGCTCATTGGTGGTGGTCTGCTGAATATTCTTAAGGAGAAAGCTTGA
- the icd gene encoding NADP-dependent isocitrate dehydrogenase: MEQAIYMKDGALEVPDSVIIPYIEGDGVGQEISSVMKNVVEAAVKKAYGDTKQITWKEILAGGKAKDLTGNYLPEETLEAIKQYKVAIKGPLTTPVGKGIRSLNVTLRQTLDLYVCLRPVSYYHGVPSPVKHPENVDMVVFRENTEDIYAGIEWESGSEDVRKVIAFLKEEMQVSKIRFPETSALGIKPVSVEGSERLIRSAISYALENNRRNVTLVHKGNIMKFTEGGFRKWGYELAKREFGATEDEHGTVKIDREGQEPLVIQDCICDAFLQNILLKPEAYDVIATLNLNGDYVSDALAAEVGGIGIAPGANINYESGFAIFEATHGTAPDIAGKNIVNPLSLVLSAQMMLSYLGWNEAAELVTSVVQKAISEGMVTSDFARLMEAEGKPCTRLGTKEFGSYLVSLL; this comes from the coding sequence ATGGAACAGGCAATATACATGAAAGACGGTGCCTTGGAGGTTCCTGACAGTGTCATCATCCCTTACATCGAGGGAGATGGGGTAGGTCAGGAGATCTCCTCGGTTATGAAGAATGTGGTTGAAGCGGCAGTCAAAAAAGCCTATGGAGATACCAAGCAGATAACCTGGAAGGAGATACTTGCAGGAGGAAAGGCAAAGGACCTAACTGGAAACTACCTTCCCGAGGAGACCCTCGAGGCAATCAAGCAATACAAGGTGGCGATCAAGGGACCCTTGACCACCCCGGTAGGGAAGGGAATCCGTTCCTTGAATGTAACCCTCCGTCAGACCCTCGACCTGTATGTCTGCCTACGCCCGGTTTCCTACTACCATGGAGTTCCTTCCCCTGTCAAACACCCAGAGAATGTTGATATGGTTGTCTTCCGTGAGAATACAGAAGACATCTACGCAGGCATTGAATGGGAGTCGGGTAGTGAGGATGTTCGTAAGGTCATCGCATTCCTCAAAGAGGAGATGCAGGTGAGCAAGATCCGCTTTCCTGAAACCAGTGCGCTGGGGATCAAACCTGTTTCTGTTGAAGGAAGCGAACGCCTGATCCGCAGTGCTATCTCATATGCACTGGAAAACAACCGACGCAATGTTACATTGGTGCATAAAGGGAATATCATGAAATTCACCGAAGGTGGATTCAGGAAGTGGGGCTATGAACTTGCAAAACGCGAATTTGGTGCAACTGAGGACGAGCATGGAACCGTGAAGATTGATCGGGAAGGCCAAGAACCGCTGGTCATCCAGGACTGTATCTGCGATGCTTTCCTGCAGAATATCTTGCTCAAGCCAGAAGCCTATGATGTCATAGCCACGCTTAATCTCAATGGGGACTATGTATCGGATGCCTTGGCTGCCGAGGTTGGTGGTATCGGTATTGCCCCTGGGGCGAACATCAACTATGAGAGCGGCTTTGCAATCTTTGAAGCAACCCATGGCACTGCCCCTGATATTGCTGGGAAGAACATTGTGAACCCTCTATCCCTGGTACTCTCCGCACAGATGATGCTCTCCTACCTTGGATGGAATGAAGCTGCTGAGCTGGTTACCAGTGTTGTCCAGAAGGCGATCAGTGAAGGGATGGTTACCTCTGACTTCGCTCGCTTGATGGAAGCTGAAGGCAAGCCGTGCACAAGGTTGGGAACCAAGGAGTTTGGTTCCTATCTGGTGTCATTGCTCTAG
- a CDS encoding metalloregulator ArsR/SmtB family transcription factor produces the protein MEEFVLPLDEEIVDIADFFKVFGDPTRLKILFLLEQGERGVNAISEELNMQQSTISQQLKLLRARRLVRFRKDGRNVLYRLNDEHIHDILAMGIEHYQELL, from the coding sequence ATGGAAGAATTTGTATTGCCGTTGGATGAGGAAATTGTCGATATTGCAGACTTTTTTAAGGTCTTCGGAGATCCCACCCGATTGAAAATCCTCTTCCTGCTCGAGCAGGGGGAGAGAGGCGTCAATGCAATCAGTGAAGAACTGAATATGCAACAAAGTACCATCAGCCAACAGCTCAAACTCCTCAGGGCCCGTCGTTTGGTGCGTTTCAGGAAAGACGGGCGCAATGTTCTTTATCGTCTCAATGATGAACATATCCATGACATCCTTGCCATGGGTATCGAGCACTACCAGGAGTTGCTCTGA
- a CDS encoding citrate synthase, with protein MDIKEKAAKLVLEDSEFDLTVITDNMGGKSIDITALRKSTGFITYDPGFVNTGSCMSNICFVDGEQGILRYRGYDIEDLVENCDFVEVAHLLIKGELPTLAQRHTYADMLNRHSLLHVDMRNFFRDYPQEAHPMSILSAMVASLSAFYPELEDADPEENVDLTVSRLLSKMRTIAAFSYRQMNGLDFVDPSYKYSYCENFLNMMFHTPVNAYIPDPLHAKALNILLILHADHEQNCSTSAVRLVGSSEANLYASVAAGCCALWGSKHGGANQAVMQMLLKIHNEGLSVEQVIAMAKDKENAFRLSGFGHRVYKTYDPRARIAKRLSQQVLGADSQSDPLLQIAMDLEQAALNDPYFIERNLYPNVDFYTGIIFHAIGIPESMFTVLFAMGRLPGWIAHWLEWRHDPYQKIGRPRQVYSGPHVRKVVPLEDR; from the coding sequence ATGGATATCAAAGAAAAAGCAGCTAAACTGGTCCTTGAGGACAGCGAATTCGATCTCACTGTCATCACTGACAATATGGGTGGAAAGTCAATCGATATAACCGCCCTGAGAAAAAGTACTGGATTCATCACCTATGACCCCGGATTTGTAAATACAGGATCCTGTATGAGCAATATCTGCTTCGTTGATGGGGAGCAGGGAATCCTCCGCTACCGCGGATATGATATTGAGGACCTGGTAGAAAACTGTGATTTCGTTGAGGTAGCCCATCTCCTGATCAAAGGGGAACTTCCCACACTCGCCCAACGTCACACCTATGCAGATATGCTCAACAGGCACTCGCTGCTCCACGTTGATATGAGGAACTTCTTCCGTGACTATCCACAGGAAGCCCACCCTATGTCAATTCTCTCCGCGATGGTTGCATCACTTTCTGCGTTCTATCCTGAGTTGGAGGATGCCGATCCAGAAGAGAACGTTGACTTGACGGTCAGCAGACTGCTTTCCAAGATGAGAACCATTGCAGCGTTCAGTTATCGGCAGATGAATGGACTGGATTTCGTCGACCCCTCCTACAAGTACTCCTACTGTGAGAACTTCCTGAACATGATGTTCCACACACCGGTAAATGCTTATATTCCTGACCCCTTGCATGCCAAGGCATTGAACATCCTCCTGATCCTCCACGCAGACCATGAGCAGAACTGTTCCACGAGTGCCGTCCGACTGGTCGGCAGCAGTGAGGCGAATCTCTATGCTTCCGTTGCAGCAGGTTGTTGTGCCCTATGGGGAAGCAAACATGGAGGAGCCAACCAAGCTGTCATGCAGATGCTGTTGAAAATCCATAATGAAGGGCTCAGTGTTGAACAGGTAATTGCAATGGCAAAGGACAAGGAGAACGCCTTCAGGCTCTCAGGGTTCGGCCACAGGGTGTACAAGACCTATGACCCGAGGGCAAGGATTGCAAAACGTCTCAGCCAGCAAGTCCTGGGTGCTGACAGCCAGAGCGATCCGCTCCTGCAAATTGCTATGGATCTTGAACAGGCTGCCCTGAATGACCCCTATTTCATCGAACGCAATCTGTATCCGAATGTGGATTTCTATACGGGGATCATCTTCCATGCCATTGGGATTCCTGAGTCGATGTTCACCGTGCTCTTTGCCATGGGCCGACTCCCTGGATGGATTGCCCACTGGCTTGAATGGAGACACGATCCGTACCAGAAGATTGGCCGCCCTCGCCAGGTGTACTCAGGCCCACATGTACGCAAGGTGGTACCGCTTGAGGACCGATAA
- a CDS encoding basic amino acid ABC transporter substrate-binding protein, which produces MKKTMIAALMVVLVFALVLTGCKKEEKKDGYVFATDATWPPLEFVEDGTLTGFEVELIPLIGEKVGVPMSVKNIPWDTIFAGLANGAYDGVASGVTVTEERKATMAFSSPILSAGQVVIIRNEDAGSIKGIEDLEGKKIGVQIGTTGDFALEAYPVERRAYDDIGLAIEDMLNGNVDAAVCDSLIASDFVLSNENYSSRLKVAGEPFTQEDIAIAVQKDNQELLDLINEGLQKAKDDGSFDALKKKWNLL; this is translated from the coding sequence ATGAAAAAAACCATGATAGCAGCACTGATGGTGGTACTGGTCTTTGCACTTGTGCTTACCGGCTGCAAAAAGGAAGAGAAGAAAGACGGTTATGTCTTTGCAACTGATGCAACATGGCCCCCACTTGAGTTTGTTGAAGATGGTACTCTTACCGGATTTGAAGTTGAGCTGATACCGCTTATCGGCGAGAAGGTCGGTGTTCCCATGTCAGTGAAGAATATCCCCTGGGATACCATTTTTGCCGGCCTTGCCAATGGTGCCTATGATGGTGTTGCTAGTGGTGTCACCGTAACTGAAGAGCGAAAAGCCACCATGGCATTCTCCTCTCCTATTCTCTCTGCTGGACAGGTCGTCATCATCCGTAATGAAGACGCAGGCAGTATTAAGGGCATTGAGGATCTGGAAGGAAAGAAAATCGGGGTCCAGATTGGTACTACCGGAGACTTTGCATTGGAAGCGTATCCTGTCGAGAGAAGAGCATATGATGATATCGGGCTTGCCATCGAGGACATGCTCAACGGCAATGTGGATGCTGCTGTCTGTGACTCATTGATCGCCAGTGATTTCGTACTCTCGAACGAAAACTACAGCTCACGTCTGAAAGTTGCCGGTGAACCGTTCACTCAAGAAGATATTGCAATAGCTGTACAGAAGGACAACCAGGAACTCCTGGATCTTATCAACGAGGGACTCCAGAAGGCTAAGGACGACGGCTCCTTTGATGCATTAAAGAAGAAGTGGAATCTTCTGTAA
- a CDS encoding MFS transporter, whose amino-acid sequence MYVSQQKSDAIQFWVLNIASFFGQLSIAMVNLALVYHLRRAFSLGADQIGVAASITTATYLVFCLLGGKFTVHFRPRHLVETSLVGMAIAVLLFVSTKTLSIAYLALVFYGAFMSLLWPQIEGWFSRGKEGAQLNHVTNAFNFSWSFGVGVSSYIAGILVEVSTTTPFYVAILMFFLVFLLLVITSALVPGIRAVQSEHADNKENGREDSSTPLRFYAWVGIISLYSGMSVILTIFPLYAQDVLKISESQTGLLLLVRGVATCVSFLALGKLEFWHFKKRYIFLVQLLFGVLSLVAMGFSSPIPFAIFFLLFGILFAFAYDQSMFHGASGSVNRSGRMIIHEVLLTVGTILGAVVGGSVYEQLSFSKVLLVIGNAAIILVMIELLVAFFIERNRITGK is encoded by the coding sequence ATGTACGTTTCACAGCAAAAAAGTGATGCCATTCAATTCTGGGTGCTGAATATTGCCTCATTCTTCGGCCAACTCTCCATTGCAATGGTCAATCTGGCACTCGTATACCATCTTCGAAGAGCCTTCTCCCTTGGTGCGGACCAAATAGGGGTTGCCGCCTCCATTACCACTGCGACGTACTTGGTCTTTTGCCTGCTTGGGGGTAAGTTCACCGTCCATTTCCGCCCACGCCACCTTGTGGAGACCTCCCTGGTTGGGATGGCAATTGCAGTCTTGCTCTTTGTCTCCACAAAGACACTCTCCATCGCATACCTTGCTTTGGTGTTCTATGGGGCTTTCATGAGTCTTCTGTGGCCACAAATAGAGGGATGGTTCTCAAGGGGAAAGGAGGGGGCGCAACTCAATCATGTCACCAATGCCTTCAACTTCTCCTGGTCTTTCGGGGTCGGTGTCTCCAGCTATATTGCCGGTATCCTCGTTGAGGTTTCCACCACCACACCTTTTTATGTTGCCATCCTCATGTTCTTTCTGGTATTTCTTCTCCTTGTAATAACCAGTGCACTGGTACCTGGGATCAGGGCAGTACAGAGTGAACATGCCGATAACAAGGAGAATGGCAGGGAGGATTCGAGCACGCCTCTGCGCTTCTATGCTTGGGTAGGCATCATCTCTCTATACAGCGGTATGAGCGTCATTCTTACCATTTTCCCGTTGTACGCCCAGGATGTCTTGAAGATCAGTGAAAGCCAGACCGGTTTGCTCTTGCTTGTGCGGGGAGTTGCCACGTGTGTGAGTTTTCTGGCTTTGGGCAAGTTGGAATTCTGGCACTTCAAGAAGCGATACATCTTTCTGGTACAACTGCTCTTTGGAGTACTCTCCCTTGTTGCCATGGGGTTCTCCTCTCCGATTCCCTTTGCAATCTTTTTCCTATTGTTTGGAATACTGTTTGCATTCGCCTATGACCAGAGCATGTTCCACGGGGCAAGTGGCAGTGTGAATCGATCGGGGAGAATGATCATTCATGAGGTCTTGCTGACCGTAGGAACCATACTGGGAGCAGTTGTGGGAGGAAGCGTGTACGAGCAGCTCTCTTTTTCCAAGGTATTGCTTGTCATTGGAAATGCCGCCATCATCCTCGTCATGATTGAGTTGCTTGTTGCCTTCTTCATTGAAAGGAACAGGATTACGGGAAAGTAG
- a CDS encoding nucleoside deaminase, with amino-acid sequence MDAKAYLQLAIDEARKTMNNDEGGPFGAVVVDTTDGSLYVASNSVLANHDPTSHAEINAIREACKKKGTHDLSGCILYTTCYPCPMCLSASIWANIKEVYYGCTPEDAEAIGFRDDYIYRYIQEGCKDQEVLNLTQAEREMCLDLFGEYAENESQRY; translated from the coding sequence ATGGATGCGAAAGCGTATTTACAATTGGCGATAGACGAAGCACGAAAGACCATGAACAACGATGAAGGTGGTCCTTTTGGTGCTGTGGTTGTGGACACGACCGATGGGTCTCTCTATGTTGCCTCAAACAGTGTGTTGGCAAACCACGACCCGACCTCGCACGCAGAAATAAATGCCATCCGTGAAGCGTGCAAGAAGAAAGGGACCCATGACCTTTCAGGTTGCATACTCTACACCACCTGTTATCCTTGTCCGATGTGTCTCTCTGCAAGCATCTGGGCAAACATCAAGGAGGTGTACTACGGCTGCACACCTGAGGACGCCGAGGCAATTGGATTCCGGGATGATTACATCTATCGGTACATACAGGAGGGATGCAAGGATCAGGAAGTACTCAACCTTACCCAAGCGGAGAGGGAGATGTGCCTGGATCTCTTTGGCGAATATGCAGAAAATGAATCCCAGAGGTACTGA
- a CDS encoding HAD family phosphatase, translating into MYARWYRLRTDKALIFDFNGTLFWDTEYHRQAWGAISLRLRNKPLTDEESYHLNGRTNAETITYLLGRPTSREEVIRISGEKEELYKDICLGNRPLSLAPGAITLFKRAKLAGIPLAIATSAGEDNIRRYEAWFSLSKYVPSSLIIYDNGKRKGKPAPDIYQDTCKALGLRPEACTVFEDTKAGILSASRAGIESIYAVGSPGADIQTTQAMEGVHGLLTDFSEFSLEQ; encoded by the coding sequence ATGTACGCAAGGTGGTACCGCTTGAGGACCGATAAGGCCCTGATCTTCGATTTTAATGGCACCCTGTTTTGGGATACCGAGTATCATCGGCAAGCATGGGGTGCCATTTCATTGCGCCTGAGGAATAAACCGCTCACAGATGAAGAGAGTTACCACCTCAACGGGAGAACCAATGCTGAGACAATTACCTACCTATTGGGGAGACCCACCAGCAGGGAAGAGGTCATTCGTATCAGTGGGGAGAAGGAGGAACTCTATAAGGATATTTGTCTTGGCAACCGTCCCCTCAGCCTCGCCCCTGGTGCCATTACCCTTTTCAAGCGAGCTAAACTGGCCGGTATTCCCCTTGCCATAGCCACCAGTGCAGGAGAGGACAACATCCGCCGCTATGAGGCATGGTTCTCTCTCAGCAAGTACGTACCCTCCTCCTTGATCATATATGACAATGGAAAGAGAAAAGGAAAACCTGCCCCAGATATCTACCAGGATACCTGCAAGGCACTGGGTCTCAGACCAGAAGCATGTACGGTCTTCGAAGACACAAAGGCCGGTATTCTCTCTGCAAGCAGGGCGGGCATTGAGAGCATTTATGCTGTTGGAAGCCCAGGAGCAGACATACAGACAACTCAGGCCATGGAGGGTGTCCATGGCCTGCTGACAGATTTTTCCGAGTTTTCTCTAGAGCAATGA
- a CDS encoding amino acid ABC transporter permease, translating into MEKQPFENETVKMQKIRDQVVSVDPTAQKKKALTIQMTDGVLIPRKDDGHVLNSWRITFFSAILLLAGLVMFKPQPYRDIFMVTIKGTPVTFQATIFAILGALIIGTVTGLGSVSKRRWVNMLSGVYVELIRGIPLLVQLIFIYYAMGRFFKIQGMVAAVVALSICFGAYMGEIVRAGIQAIPKGQMEAAIALGLSRSQAFRYVILPQTVKVILPAIGNEFISMLKDSSLVSAIALSDILRKGREYISRTFLSLETMLVVALIYLIITLLLSRLVGILEERLHQNG; encoded by the coding sequence ATGGAAAAACAACCATTTGAGAATGAAACAGTGAAAATGCAGAAGATACGGGACCAGGTGGTCTCTGTTGACCCAACTGCTCAGAAAAAAAAGGCACTTACCATCCAGATGACCGATGGGGTGCTCATCCCACGTAAGGATGATGGACATGTACTGAATTCGTGGAGAATCACCTTCTTCAGTGCAATCCTCTTGCTTGCCGGCTTGGTCATGTTCAAACCCCAACCCTATCGTGATATTTTCATGGTAACCATCAAGGGCACTCCGGTAACATTCCAGGCTACCATCTTTGCAATTTTAGGTGCCTTGATTATTGGAACCGTCACAGGTCTTGGTTCGGTGAGCAAACGGCGTTGGGTCAATATGCTCAGCGGCGTCTATGTAGAATTGATCCGAGGTATTCCCCTACTCGTCCAGTTGATCTTCATCTACTATGCAATGGGTCGTTTCTTCAAGATACAGGGGATGGTTGCGGCAGTCGTTGCACTCTCCATCTGTTTCGGCGCCTACATGGGTGAAATCGTACGGGCAGGTATCCAGGCGATACCCAAGGGACAGATGGAAGCTGCCATTGCTCTGGGATTGAGCCGCTCCCAAGCCTTCCGCTATGTCATTCTCCCCCAGACGGTAAAGGTAATACTTCCAGCAATCGGAAACGAGTTCATCTCGATGCTCAAGGATTCATCCCTGGTATCTGCAATTGCACTCAGTGATATCCTAAGAAAAGGTAGGGAGTATATCAGTCGGACCTTCCTCTCCCTGGAAACCATGTTGGTTGTTGCGCTCATATACCTCATCATCACCCTCCTGCTCTCCCGCTTGGTAGGCATCCTGGAGGAAAGGTTGCATCAGAATGGCTAG
- a CDS encoding basic amino acid ABC transporter substrate-binding protein produces the protein MKKILVVATLLLVLTSALVFAQAQPESGKKSYVFAANCAWPPLEFVDENGDIVGFEIDLVEEIAKVNDVEISIVNVAWEGIFAGLANGAYDAVASGVSVTEERKATMDFSTPILVVTQAILAPVSNTGLSNTASLNNKTVGVQLGTTGHIFLDDFDQSRDDFSVNIKAYDEVGFAIEDMLNGNLDAVVTDSVIASDYVMTNENYASKLKITGSASDLGEPEPIAIATLKGNSEVLDLVNNGLKTMEENGTMDALKEKWGII, from the coding sequence ATGAAAAAAATACTTGTTGTTGCTACCCTGTTGCTCGTGCTGACCTCTGCCCTGGTCTTCGCCCAAGCCCAGCCTGAAAGCGGAAAGAAATCCTATGTCTTCGCAGCCAACTGTGCTTGGCCCCCACTTGAGTTTGTCGATGAAAATGGGGATATCGTTGGATTTGAGATTGATCTGGTTGAAGAAATTGCAAAGGTAAATGATGTTGAGATCAGCATCGTCAATGTTGCCTGGGAAGGCATCTTTGCTGGTCTTGCCAACGGAGCCTATGATGCAGTTGCCAGTGGCGTTTCCGTCACTGAAGAGAGAAAGGCTACCATGGATTTCTCCACTCCGATTCTTGTGGTGACCCAGGCAATCCTGGCTCCTGTATCCAATACGGGTCTTTCCAATACTGCAAGTCTCAACAACAAGACTGTTGGTGTACAGCTGGGAACTACCGGCCATATCTTCCTTGATGATTTTGACCAGAGTCGTGACGACTTCAGTGTAAACATCAAGGCATATGACGAAGTCGGCTTTGCCATCGAGGATATGCTCAACGGCAATCTTGATGCAGTGGTTACTGACTCCGTCATTGCCAGTGACTACGTCATGACCAATGAAAACTATGCCAGCAAGCTGAAGATCACCGGTAGTGCCAGTGACTTGGGAGAGCCTGAGCCAATTGCCATTGCAACCTTGAAGGGCAATAGTGAAGTACTTGACCTGGTCAACAATGGACTGAAGACCATGGAAGAGAATGGAACAATGGATGCACTGAAAGAGAAATGGGGCATCATCTAA
- a CDS encoding divergent PAP2 family protein — translation MNNALLENAPFISAALAFFIAQFLKPFINVLFERKFVWSMLFSTGGMPSSHAAGVIALATSIAFTEGIGTVDFAIAATFAAIVIHDAMGIRRAAGKQAEVINEWSRLLSDIHREGQFTPENLKTMLGHSFSQVLGGVLLGLIIGLSATYQIIGH, via the coding sequence ATGAACAATGCCTTGTTGGAAAATGCCCCATTTATTTCGGCGGCTCTTGCTTTCTTTATTGCACAATTCCTGAAACCTTTCATCAATGTACTCTTTGAGAGGAAGTTTGTCTGGTCCATGCTCTTCAGCACCGGAGGAATGCCTTCAAGCCACGCCGCTGGTGTTATTGCTCTTGCCACCTCAATTGCATTCACAGAAGGTATCGGTACGGTAGATTTTGCCATAGCAGCTACGTTTGCTGCAATTGTCATTCATGATGCAATGGGCATTAGAAGGGCAGCAGGGAAGCAAGCTGAAGTTATCAATGAGTGGAGCAGACTCCTCAGTGATATCCACCGAGAAGGCCAGTTCACTCCAGAGAATCTGAAAACCATGCTTGGACACTCCTTCAGCCAGGTGCTGGGAGGTGTCTTGCTCGGACTTATCATTGGATTGAGTGCAACCTACCAGATCATAGGTCATTGA